A window of Macaca mulatta isolate MMU2019108-1 chromosome 7, T2T-MMU8v2.0, whole genome shotgun sequence genomic DNA:
CTCCtagtcacagctggagcagctgggatgccgGTCACCAAGTGTGTaaactgcacacagcatgggaaTCCTGCCAAAgcttggggacacagccaaaccatatcatagggCTTATCCTACCTCATTATATTTTAAGCTTATTGtctgaaattttctctttaattctcaCCTGTTTGGATGTAAACAAAATCTTTTTGTTAGATAGACTTGGAGCTCCTTTGAAGACAGGAACCAAGtcttttacatgattttttttttcctaaagtggGCAGGGCTGTGCAAGCCTAGAACTTGTTCATTCACTGAACAAACTTATTTGTACATCCCTGCTTTCTACCAGGTATGGGAGGAGGGTGCAAAGAGGAAAGATGTGGACCCTGCCACAAAGGAGTTCGTGATAATGATGTTTTTCCTTAAGAGGtccccaaaaagaaaaagtgagggaGGCTTTGTTCATCCCTGCTGGACCTCACGTTTTAAGCAATAGGTAATGTGATTTTCCTCTGCCAGCGATGCAATAGTTAAATAGGAAGCCTCCCCAGCTGTGGCTTTATTGACAGGGCCTGCAACACAGGCCAGAACAGAAAGACTGACCTTTTCTGCTTACCCTAGGGTGCTGGGTTCACCTACATGTGTTATCTAGCAAAGTTTCCTAAAGCAGACCACTGTTGTCGGCATTGTGAAGATACTCAGAGGACAGCCTGTGCTCAGAAATAAATGAGTTCTCAATAAAACCTGCAGAATTGTTGGTAGCCTTGCGACTtgctagttttgttttgtctgcGACCATATTTAGCTCTTACTTTGTAATATATACCAGCACTATCACGGGCTGTTCTCTGTTCGAACAATGAATTTGCTAATTAAAATTGGCCACCTTGTCAGTGACAATAAGCTAGTGAGTGATATGATTGTCCCAGGACTTGAAGAATTGTTTTATTATGGAACTATTAAGATATTAATAAAAAGTAGAGGGCATAGTATAATGAACACCCATATACACATGACCTAGATTTAAcagttgttaacattttatcACATATCTTCatctcttttattgttgttgaagTACTTTAAACTGTAAGCATCAAGACATTTCATATGTAAATACTTAGTATTCATCTagagaaaaatgacattaaaaggTTTTGGATCTTTTCAGTATGGATTGTGAAGTTTTCCATGGATTTCTTTTGTGGTATAGCCAAATTTCATTTGCcatttttgtattagtttgtttttaatacatCATCATCAAACTAGGTTCAGTAGCTTAGATATTGGTTCAGATCTGACCTTGCCAAGGGCTGTTTACTGGAACATACATCCTTATATTCATTTAATAGCAAATAAAATTCTTCTGGATTTATACAGAATGTATGGGCCTAAAATggatgcaaaataaataaaggtggGTTCTGAATACCAGCCATGAATGAAGTTAATAAAAGCCTTAATAACTATTCTTCGTGTTCAGTTTGCAGAGAAATTCCAGGAGGTGAAAGAAGCTGCCAAGATAGCCAAAGACAAGACGCAGGAGAAAATCGagacctcaagtgatcattcCCAAGTAAGACATTTGTCCATGAAGTAAATCTCAGTGGGGTTGGTAATGGGGACTCTTTGTTCCTTGTCACTTCTGGCCAGAAATAGGGAATTTTGACAGCAGGTCATTTTGAAGGCTTTTTCAATGATTAGCCTGATCACAGTGACATGTTTTTATGAGACTCTTGAATTTTTTAGGATGTGGTACTGTATTTCTGACAGAAAATGGTTGATGAGATTCGAGTTAATGCACATCCTGGCCCCGGAGAGACATTCTGTAGTCATTGTGTTTAAATGCCAGTGGCGAGACAGCATGTCTCCTGGCTGTGCTGGGAGGTGAGTTTCTATGTAGGGTACTTTGTGCCCACAAGAGAGAGACTTGATGTCAGATAGCCCTTGTGTTCATCTCCGGTTTTAACAGAGGTCAGGTGTAAGATGGTATTCCAACAGTTCTGTCTTAACAGAGGAGATCTGGCTTGACCAGGAATTGAATAGTCTGTCAAAAGTGTGATGATTGACTGAAAAGGACCTATTTTAACCTGAAATGAACACACCAGGTTCTCCAGACCCGCTTTCCTGATGTCTAGATTAGTATATGTGGTGGTGGGGGAAGTCTTGACCTAGTGACAGGGTTATATGTAGAAAGCCAGGGAAAGGGAGACTTCAGGAGAGAAGACTTAGGGGCAGGAGTAAGTGTGATGTACTAGCAAGGTAGCCGGGAGTCTGCCTGGTGGCAGCTGAGGCGTGCTGTGGGAGGCATGGGGGTGTGCTTGGAGAAACTGTGAAGACCTAGAATTCTTCATAAGTgggtaatttattatttattagctATTTGTTTAATTATTCTTGGGTAGTTGGTGGACACTGGAAGTGTTTTGTGACTGTTGATTTGAATATCACCAGAGAGGGTCAGCTTGCTTGCAGATGGTAAGGCAGGCACGGAGGGACTGAGGGCAGAAAGATTGTTGAGGGGACTGTGAAGGAGAGAATGGCTGGGTCAGGAAAGCCCAGGGAGGGGGTCGCAAATGAGGACAGGGTGCAGGAAGAGaaccaggaggcctgggcatctTGAGCAGTCAAGATCGATGCTCTAGACTTGACCATCAGCCTCACAGGGGCAGTAGCTGCAGCCTCAGGTACACAAAGAAGTAGTGGAGAGAGGAGGGCAGATGCTGGAGCCCTAGGAAATAGGCCCAGTTATGAAATGGGAGCCAgcaaagaagacaggaagggagAAATTCCAGCATCGCTGAACCCCAGGAGGGAGTACACCCAACACGTCGGTGCtcagaggagggaagagaatgCCGAGAGGGACCCTGGGTTTGTTAGCACTATGGCTGACCCTTGGGACAGGAGATTTGGTGGTTCAGGATGTTTCACAAAGGCAGAACCTATGTCTACCTTGAGTTATCTTTCCAATATCTTGTTCTGGCCTCATCATACAAAATATACCCACATGGACCTATGGAAATGCATGTGAATTCAATTTCAGGTAGACAGGAACTTTCCTGAATCTTTCTAAATAATCTAAGATCTAAGTGATATCATTAATTTTGTATGCTAATTACTTGATTAATCTCTGAGGATCTATGAAATTCAGCATCTGAAATGGTCCGTGATCTAGAAAGTTTCTAATATACTATCTTTTTCAGAATACCACATAGTACAGTGATATCTTTGAGTTTAATATCTGAATTtctctatattttgttttaatatttgctCCCTCtcaaaagtttgttttatttatttgagacggggtcttgctatgcttcCCAGTCTGGCCTCGAGCCCCTGGGCTCGAGTAGCCCTCCTGCCTTGACctgccaggtagctgggactacaggcataagctaagtattttaaatcttaaaaatacatgtatacgTAATaagatgtgtttttttttgttttttttttgttttttttggttttttttgagacggagtctcgctgtgtctcccaggctggagtgcagtggcgtgatctcggctcactgcaagctccgcctcccgggttcacaccattctcctgcctcagcctcccaagtagctgagactacaggcgcccgccaccacgcccggctagttttttgtatttttagtagagacggggtttcaccgtgttagccaggatagtctcgatctcctgacctcgtgatccacccgcctcggcctcccaaagtgctgggattacaggcttgagccaccgcgcctggccaataagaTGTTATTTAATGTATATGCATTATTTAGGAATGACTTTTTGTTTCTAAGCTTTAGCTGTATTTACCCTTCCTGATATTTCCCCAGGTATAGAGgttattgtatgtattttttttaacgctgggtacagtagctcacacctgtaatctcagcgctttgggaagctgaggccagtgGACCTGAGCTcatgagactagcctgggcaacatggcgaaaccccatctctatttaaagaaaaaaggaaagactatttttttgtttttttgtttgtttatttttaagacagagactcactctgttgcccaggctgaagtgcagtggcacgatctcagcttgctgcaacctctgcttactgcaacctctgcctcccaggttcaagtgattctcctgcctcagcctctcgagtagctgggattacaggcatgcgccaccatgcccggataatttttttgtatttaatagagacggagtttcaccatgttggccaggctgatctcaaactcctgacctcaggtaatctgcctgcctcagcctcccatagtgctaggattacaggcgtgagccactgcacccggcccttgtatgctttttaaaattagtaatcACACAATTACTTGGTTTCCTGAATCTCTTAGAATATGAACACTTTTAAGTTTTCCGAATAGTTGGATATTTAAACAGCCTAATTACAAAAACACTTAATGTGGGGCTGTTTTGTGACTATAAatgtaatacatgtttattgtataaaggaaaaatatactgtactataaagaaggaaataaaaatcttctACCTTCTCACCACTTGAAGATATTTTGTTAGTGTTTTGGTGTGTATCTTTCTAACATAGATTTccagcatatattttatattatcccTTTCAACTTTATGTCATGATTATtccttttcaaaactgttttaatGACTGGACAGCATTCTAGTATTTGTATCACAGCTTATTCGGTTAACCTTCTATAATTCGGGACATCtgcatttctaatttttcactaATATAAATAACACTGTGATGAACGTTCTTGCATATCTTTGTGCATTTGGTGGTTTCTGCATAGCTTCTTGAAATGGAGATATTGGGTTAAAGGTATGGatgtttttaaagcttttgatGCATACCACAAACTTAGCCTGCAGAAAATACCATTCTAACTCCCACCTGCAGTGAATAAGGCTTTTTCTTCCCACACCCTCATTAGTAAAGCTTTGTTAATTTGACAGATGAAaagtccttccttcctcccttccttccttcctccctctttctccctttccctctctttctccctttctctctctttctctctttctctttctctctcttctattttctttctttctttcttttttgagacagagtcttgctgtgtcgcctaggctggagtgcagtggtgtgatctcggctcactgcaaccgccgccacccaggttcaaggatcctcccgcctcagcttccccaatagctgggattacaggcgcctgccaccacgcctggctaatttttgtaattttagtagagacacggtttcaccatattggccaggctggtcttgaactattgacctcaagtgatctgcctaccttggcctcccaaagtgctgagattacaggtgtgagccaccatgcctggccttaattttgtATTCCTTTACTAGtgagattaaatattttttatgtttatcgattgtatgcttttcttcttttgtaaatatcAATTACCTACCCCTTTTTTAAGGTGTTCATCTTTTGTGGTATTGATTTTCaagagctttattttttaaacacaaaaaaattttgaaCATATGCAAAGCTAGGCATGATTGTATAATGGACCTTCCTGTACCCATAGTTCAGCTTTAACAATTAGGAAATGATGACCAATTGTTTATGCACCCACTCGTTCCCCCCCCCCcgatattttaaagcaaatcccagatgtttaatttcatccataaatatttcagcatgtaGCTCTAAAAGTTGAGGACTCTAAGAGCTTGTCAATATAGGAAagatattaactttttttttcttttttttattttgagacagtttccctcttgttgcccaggctggagtgcagtggcacaatctcggctcactgcaacctctgcctcctgagtcctgcctcagcctcacaagtagctgtgattacaggcacacaccaccatgcctggccaatttttatatttttagtagagatggagtttcactatgttggccaggctggtgtcaaactcctggcctcaggagatctgcctgcctcagcctcccaaagtgctgggattacaggcgtgagccactgcgcccagccaacattttgtttttcctatgtGCTGCTGCATATATAGGGTTTTTGTTTcatattcattttgtttatggcattttttttttgaaattcagaAATTGAAACTTGGATTTATACACCATTCTCGTCTAGTTCCTTCCTTTGCCCATGTGCTTATTTGAGGCTAAATAACATCTTTCTAAGGTCTTATCTAGCACCAAATGATATTCCACCTCTACGTGGTATGACTTACGGAAAACACTTGAGCATATTCATAACAACACTTAGTAAGGGAGCTGGAAAACTTCAGGACCTGGTTcttgtttctttaataaatgtgTTGATCTAACTCTCCATAGCCCCAAGATATTTAAGTTGTCTCCATTTCTAATATGTGCTTTTTCATTCCGTGTTTCTAACAGTCCCTCCTCCCTTGTGGCTTCTGCCCTGTGGTATTTCGGGAGACCAGGTCTCCAAGTTTGGTAGGTTTCTCCATAAGGCTTAAGTAAAAAGGCTCTGAGCACTGGCCCAGGTGTTCCCTTGTCAGTAAAGCACACAGACTTTGTGAACTCCATATGGTCTCTTCAGTGCCTTTTTCTGTGGTCTTGATAGTCTTTgttaggttttgttttctttttttgtttgtttgttttctttttgtttttaaacttgttAGTCTTTGCTGCATTCTGGTTGGATGAGTTGGTTCATCCACACTCGTAAACAGTTTCTTATTATGCCTAACTTGCTGCCGATATGCGGGCAAGCAATAACGTGTGAAGATAATTCACTTTGGCCAGGAATCTGggcgtgaaaccccatcttctaCTCAGGCATCCAGTGTCAATGGGACGGACGATGAAAAGGCCTCTCACACCGGTCCCGCCAACACGCACCTGAAGTCTGAGAATGATAAGCTGAAGATTGCCTTGACGCAGAGGTAAGGCTGTTTTAAAGTCCAGATCCTATTTTCTCCACCTTCAACACTTCCCTGGAAGCCTTTCTTGCTGGACAGGGTTTCAGGAAATTGAGAGAGAAAACTGGGACCTGCTTGGAGCATCCACTCTTGTCTCCGGGTGAAAGGAAGGCCAGCTGGCTTTATGGCCCTGCTCTGGCCAACCACATCAGcatccatttgtgtgtgtgtgggaaagagagagtgtgtgtgtgagagagagattgTGTGTATGTAAATGTGTGGAGAGAGGGCGAATATGCATGGTGGTAGTGTCAGAGTGTGTATGTTAgagtgtgtgtgattgtgtgagtgTACATGTGTagagagagggtgtgtgtgtgtgtgtgtggatgcaCCCCTTTGcttgtgctttgttttgtttttgaggaacCAAATTTGTCATTTATGTATCTATAAGATTgactcttggccaggcatggtggctcctgcctataatcccaacagtttgggaggccagggcaggcagatcacttgagcctagagtttgagaccagcctgggtaacatgatgaaaccctgtctctagaaaaaatattttaaaaactagccagctATGGTGGTGTttacctgtagacccagctactctagaggctcagttgggagaattgcttgagcctgggaggtggcagaggttgcagtgagctgatattgcaccaccgcactccagcctgggtgacagggtgagactcttgtctcaaaaaaaaaaaaaaaaattttttgaacgTCTGAGAAATGCATATGAAAacataaactattaaaaatatgaaatcacaCAAAACTTAGTCACCTATATACAAAAAAGTCATGTGGAATATATATTTGAAGAAGAGATCCTTTATAATATGAACTAGAACCATAAACTCTatagaaataaacttaaatatataAGATCTATGTGAAGCaaactttaaaatgatttcagtgtttataaaataattgtttaataagTAGACATTCTGTTGGGAAGTGGCAAAAAGCCTTGATATTTTCAAAGTATCAATTTCTCCTAAATTGATATATAAATGTAACACAATCCCTATAATGATATCAGTAAGATTTTAATTTACTGTATGAGCGGTGCTtatgattttgtatcttgagaatGTGGAGCATTCCACACAGGCTGGGCTGAACTTCATGGTGTAGGGCGGTCCCATGAGCACACCCAGGGCTTTCTGCTCacctggccagcacggtggcacatgcctgtaatcccaatgctttgggaggctgaggtgggcggatcacttgaggtcaggagttcgagaccagcctgagccacatggtgaaaccccatctctactaaaaatacaaaaattaaccgggcacggtggtgcatgcctgtaagcccagctactcaggaggctgagacaggagaattacttgaacccgggaggcggaggttgcagtgagccaagatcatgccactgcactccagcctggttgacagagcaagaatctgtctcaaaaaaaaaaaaaaaaagtgctgtatCATCTTAGAAGCAGTCtttgctcaggctgctataacaaaatactatgaaCTGGGTGGCTTAATTAAACAACAAatctttatttctcacagttctaggggctagaaagtccaagattaaggcactggcagatctggtgtctggtgagggcctactTCCTAGTTCATAGACCAcagtcttctccctgtgtcttcagaggtggggagaggaggtgAGCTCTCTGAGGACTCTTGTAAAGACCTGGATCCCATTCATAAGGACTCCATCCTTATGCCCTCACCTAATCCTAATTACCTCTCAACTTCGCCCCACCAGCCCCTCAGccgccccacctccccacccccatcttcTAAGACCATCACATTAGAggtagggtttcaacatatgaatttagggagGTCTCAAGCATTCAGTCCATAAGAGAAGCTGTCATTTTGAAATTccccccattttacagttgaggaaactgaattCCAGGTGACAAAGTGActccttgcccaaggtcacatagctagtaaactTTCCATCACCTCAGAGGGCCCGTGTTCCACTCAAGGCTGCACTCACAGTCTCTTCAGGAGTCTACCAGAGGCAGCCTGTCCCCTTCCCCAGCTAGAGCTGCCACAGGGTTGGCACCCACCTCTCCCACTCAGCTCGCCCAGCTGTGATCTGACCTAGGAATTCCAGAAAGCACATGTGACCCTTAGATCCAACCACCTCCCTTTGGACTGTGGCTCTTTGTCAGGTACTTCAAAGGGCAGAACCACAATCGGTCTCTTTTCTTACTCATCAGGCAATTGTGAGAGctagatttgtttatttatttatttgtttatttgtttggtttttttatttttttgaggcagagtctccgtCACCccagctgtagtgcagtggtgtgatcatagcttactgcagccttgaactcctgggcttgagtgatccccctgcctcagcctcccaagtagctgggactacaggtgcccgccaccatgcccagctaatttttttgtatttttagtagaggtgggttttcaccatgttgaccaggatggtctcgatctcttgacctcatgatccgcccgcctcagcctcccaaagtgctgggattacaggtgtgagccactgcgcctggccccagaaTTGTGTTCTCTTCTAAGGTGATTTAAGAAAATAGACCACAGGATGACATGTCCACACCAGAGAGAGGAGCCAGTCCCTCCTGGACCTGGAACAGGGCAGCCACACCCACCTGCCAGCTCACTGTGGGGAGAGGGCGTGGGCCCCCCAAGGGTGTGCTGAGGGGTGGCGGAGTCGCCTTCCCCAGGTGGGCGGAGGCGCAGCCAGACGGGACAGCACCCACCCTGTCGTCACTGCCCGTCCCCATCCTGCAGCGCTGCCAACGTGAAGAAATGGGAGATCGAGCTGCAGACCCTGCGGGAGAGCAATGCCCGGCTGACCACAGCACTGCAGGAGTCGGCAGCCAGTGTGGAGCAGTGGAAGAGGCAGTTCTCCATCTGCCGCGACGAGAACGATCGGCTCCGCAACAAGGTAGGTGCGGTGGGCACAGTGAGCCCCGAGGCTAGCTGGCGTGGGCAGCAGGAGATGAGGGCACCCACAACCCTTTTTCTCCACCCCCAACTTTGCCCTTAGCCCCATGGCTGGAGGAAGACTTGCTGCCTCTCCCACGGGAAcatccctctccttccctgcctttcTTAGTAGGAATTTAATCACATACATAATTgaccttttctgtttttattttctttcttttctttttttttttttttttgagatggagtctcgctctgtcatgcaggctggagtgcagtggtgtgatctcagctcactacagcctcctgtctcccaggttcaagcaattctcctgcctcagcctcccaagtaggtggggattacaggcgcctgccaccatgcctggctaatttttgtatttttagtagagacagggtttcaccatgttgaccaggctggtcccaaactcctggcctcaggtgatccacctgcctcagcctctcaaagtgctgggattacaggcgtgaaccactgtgcctggccagactCGTTACCTTTTCTGAACCAAGTTTTATAATTCCCCTTACTGAGGAGAAGATAAACTGGAGGTGTCAGCCTTGTCCCTCCCAGAGTTCCCTCCCTCAGCATTTCTGTGGTTCACTGACCCTCCATGGAGGAAGGGGACCCAGAGGGTAGGTGAGAAACAGACTTGGGAGATGGTGAGCTGCGCCTGCTTGGAAGTCCTGCTTCCATTCACATTATTATTTCTAAACATGTAAATTTGGAGTTGGGAAAAGGATTGTGGTGCTTGAGGCATGAGGAGGGTGGACAGGTGCTGACCTGTCGTATGCCCTCTACTCTCCGATCCtggcatttttatttgtttgaaaatgCACCTGTAACCTTCCCTGTCATTAGTCACACTCCAGTTCATATGGTGCTTTTGGGGTGGCCAGAGATCCCCCATTGAGGTCTTGAGGTTTCTCTGCTAACCTCGTTTTGATGGTGATTAATCCTTCTGCTATAAACACATAGGCTTTGGAGTATGCTCCATCAGTGCAGGGTTTTAGGGGGACAGGTCCCATTTAGATTGGTGTTCACTTCCCCTTGACCCCTTTTatgccctgccctgcccaagctggagggcccCTGCATCCCAGCCCTTGAGCACACTGTCTTACTTTCATGCTAATGCCACATAAAAGTGTCTCGTGTCATTTTTTCATCTTGGTGCTGAAAGTGCTGACGGTTGGGCACCAGGCCAATTGCTGACTTTGCACGTTCCCACCCCAGGCCTGGCAGATCTGCCTGCCAGAGGGATCGATTGCCCTTTCTTGCATTTTCAAGAAAAGCTGAGTTTCTCACTTTGGTCTCAGTCTGATAGCCAGCAGCAGTGCGGGGGGAGTGGAGGAAGATCATCACACACAACTCGCTCCCTTGGAGGAGTGTCGACCTCCCTGGGTGGGACATGTCACCAGCTTGCCTCCCAGGGTTGGAGGCGGAAGTTGGTGTGGTCTCCAGCGGCAGCAGGGGCTGGGAGTTCAGACCCCAAGGCTTGGTGCAGGCTGCCTCTGGGAAGTGTCCTGGGTGCCCTTCATATCAAGGACTACTGCTGCCCGTGCGGGGGAACTTCATCACTACAGTGCTTTTGTGTTGCATGGGGGGTCCACGCCTGCTATCCACTCTGCACACACATTTTGGCCCCCAGCATCCAATGGCAGTGTGAGAGTGCCAGGCCCTTGCACCCCTGTTCCACACAGGTAACCGTTTTGAGGGGTCAGCCTTGGGAAGGACGGAAAGATGCAATCTGGGGATTTGCCGTTCAGCCTCAGGGAAGAGGCCCACAGGCCAGACCCGTTCCATGTGCATCCCCAGGGGAAGGTCACCTTGATTTATAATGTTCGAAATGTCATTGCTTCCCTTTTTGGCAGCCGCTGTACCATGAGTTGCTTGGTTTTCTACCCTGCTGGCTTAAACCATTGAGATGAAACAGAATAATGCAGGACATGATTACAGTGGTGTAACAATCATTCTGGGGAAAAGCACATCAATCCAGGGACACCTGGCCCTTGCTTGTGATGGATCCTTAAAGCAAATCTGAATCTACTTCCTCACAGCCATGAGAGGAAACCAGAAGCCCAGAGCATCTTGAAGGCGGGTTTTTTTACTTATTTGGCTCTGCCGATAAGATGCCTCTGTAAGGCATCATGTGCAAAGCAGGTCCCATGCaagcggtgcaggcagccccatGATGGAGCTGCATGGGGTTTGTTCATAGCCACAAAGAAAAACTCATAAGTGGATTAGGTTAgggtttattttaaaagaaaacagaagtgtaGCTGTGGTGATCTCTTGCTTAATGACTAACGTAAGATGGCGCCCCTGCTTTCCTGCATGGTGTGTACTGAAGATTGATGAGCTGGAAGAACAATGCAGTGAGATcaacagagagaaggagaagaacacACAACTGAAGAGGAGGATCGAGGAGCTGGAGGCAGAGCTCCGAGAAAAGGAGACAGTGAGTAATGGTGCTCCGAGCAGGGCCCCTTGGTGTCCTCTTGGCCTTGCGGggtggcacacagcaggtgtgcTGGGGCATATGACTGGCCCTGGCAGCTGCCTGGATAGCAGCATGGAGAGAGAGCTGGGAGCCACACCAGGGTGCGGACAGGCCGGAGCAAAGGCCTCCCCATGACCTCTGCCGCCTCCCTGTCATCCCTATTCTATAGCCGGTCATGCAGATTCACAAGGGAGTTGAACATTTCACAAGACACTCAGACACGCTTGTCATCTGTCCTCAGAAGTTGAGTTTTGCTGCCAAATGAATGCCGCTAGAGAACCATGATGtaatcacttattttttttttttaatttaaatttatttattttatttaagatggagtctcattatgttgcccaggctggtcttgaactgggctcaagcaatctgcccacctcagcctcctgtgtaactgggactatagacacacgccaccatgcctggcctacagtCATTTATTTTCTAGGGGTCAGACAGTTAAGTGTGCACATGTTGGAGGCTGTGCGCACGTTACCAAACTCTCTAGACCTCACTTTCTCCACTTGTAAAACAGAAATCGGAAAAACATCTGCCTTGTTGTGCTGTGTACAGACTTCACATGACAAGGTGTGTGACACACTTCGCCCATGGAATTCCCTGAGTTGCAGTATTCACGTGGTCGCTATCACTGTCTATGCAAACAGAACAGGTTCCCGAAGCGGCTTCCACGAGTGTGCACACATTGGTGattttcaagaatatattttatctgaCTTGCTTTCATGttctatctcaattttttttcatgtaggaGCTGAAAGATCTCCGAAAACAAAGTGAAATCATACCTCAGCTCATGTCAGAGTGCGAATATGTCTCTGAGAAGCTAGAGGTACGTGGGTGGGGGGCACAGCCATCCTGGCTCAGACGAGAAGGCACAAATGTCATGGTACTCATTTTCCTGCTTCCCATCACTTTCACACTGAGAATGCTGAAGGAGAGATTTTCTATTCACAAAAAGCTGGCGGTAACTGCAGGCCAGATGGTACCGCATCCACACCTGCCCTTGGGGCAGACTCGGCAGCATTTGTCTTTTggtttttccagttctgtgaaggtTCCTGTGCATCACCACAGTGTAGACGACTGTTTCCTTGCAGAACCCCGGTGGGAGTGAGGAGCGGGGGTGGTGG
This region includes:
- the HOMER2 gene encoding homer protein homolog 2 isoform X3; the protein is MGEQPIFTTRAHVFQIDPNTKKNWMPASKQAVTVSYFYDVTRNSYRIISVDGAKVIINSTITPNMTFTKTSQKFGQWADSRANTVFGLGFSSEQQLTKFAEKFQEVKEAAKIAKDKTQEKIETSSDHSQESGRETPSSTQASSVNGTDDEKASHTGPANTHLKSENDKLKIALTQSAANVKKWEIELQTLRESNARLTTALQESAASVEQWKRQFSICRDENDRLRNKIDELEEQCSEINREKEKNTQLKRRIEELEAELREKETELKDLRKQSEIIPQLMSECEYVSEKLEAAERDNQNLEDKVRSLKTDIEESKYRQRHLKVELKSFLEVLDGKIDDLHDFRRGLSKLGTDN
- the HOMER2 gene encoding homer protein homolog 2 isoform X4, whose amino-acid sequence is MGEQPIFTTRAHVFQIDPNTKKNWMPASKQAVTVSYFYDVTRNSYRIISVDGAKVIINSTITPNMTFTKTSQKFGQWADSRANTVFGLGFSSEQQLTKFAEKFQEVKEAAKIAKDKTQEKIETSSDHSQASSVNGTDDEKASHTGPANTHLKSENDKLKIALTQSAANVKKWEIELQTLRESNARLTTALQESAASVEQWKRQFSICRDENDRLRNKIDELEEQCSEINREKEKNTQLKRRIEELEAELREKETELKDLRKQSEIIPQLMSECEYVSEKLEAAERDNQNLEDKVRSLKTDIEESKYRQRHLKVELKSFLEVLDGKIDDLHDFRRGLSKLGTDN
- the HOMER2 gene encoding homer protein homolog 2 isoform X6 — encoded protein: MPASKQAVTVSYFYDVTRNSYRIISVDGAKVIINSTITPNMTFTKTSQKFGQWADSRANTVFGLGFSSEQQLTKFAEKFQEVKEAAKIAKDKTQEKIETSSDHSQASSVNGTDDEKASHTGPANTHLKSENDKLKIALTQSAANVKKWEIELQTLRESNARLTTALQESAASVEQWKRQFSICRDENDRLRNKIDELEEQCSEINREKEKNTQLKRRIEELEAELREKETELKDLRKQSEIIPQLMSECEYVSEKLEAAERDNQNLEDKVRSLKTDIEESKYRQRHLKVELKSFLEVLDGKIDDLHDFRRGLSKLGTDN
- the HOMER2 gene encoding homer protein homolog 2 isoform X5, which encodes MPASKQAVTVSYFYDVTRNSYRIISVDGAKVIINSTITPNMTFTKTSQKFGQWADSRANTVFGLGFSSEQQLTKFAEKFQEVKEAAKIAKDKTQEKIETSSDHSQESGRETPSSTQASSVNGTDDEKASHTGPANTHLKSENDKLKIALTQSAANVKKWEIELQTLRESNARLTTALQESAASVEQWKRQFSICRDENDRLRNKIDELEEQCSEINREKEKNTQLKRRIEELEAELREKETELKDLRKQSEIIPQLMSECEYVSEKLEAAERDNQNLEDKVRSLKTDIEESKYRQRHLKVELKSFLEVLDGKIDDLHDFRRGLSKLGTDN